The stretch of DNA ACCTCGTTTGGGGTCGGGGTCTCCCGGCCGCTCCTTGGGCTCCTCCTCGGGGGGTTTCTCGTCGCCCTTCTCCCCCCCGGGGGGCTTCTCGGCCTCGGCGCCTGatgggggggatgggggggctcAGGGACCTGGGCccttggggacactggggggggacacacggggACACCGCGCGCTCACCGCGCTCGTCGCGGGCCAGGGGCCCTTCGGCCTCGGGCTCCCGCTCGCCGCCGgggccctcctcctcctcgcccttCCTCGGCCCCTCGGCCTCGCTGCCATCGCCCGGGGACGGCGGCGCCTCGGGGACGGGAGCCTGCGGGGACAACGGGGACACGGAGGTGGCGTCACCCCTGGGTGTCCCCACACAGCCCAGGGGGTGAGGggcgggggctggggggaaggggggacgTCGGGACaacagcagggaggggacagaggggacgaagatgaggatgaggacgaaggggacagggatggggaggagggcagggagggggacatgggggacgGAGGTGGTGACAGGGACagaggggacacagctgggacaCAGACAAGGTGGGGACAACattggggacagggacacggttggggacagggacaaggacaGGACAGTGAGGTGAgcactggggacagggacagggttgggacagggatggggttggggacagggacaaggacggggttggggacagggatggggtNNNNNNNNNNGGACAAGGACGgggttggggacagggatggggttggggacagggacgAGGACAGGAAAGTGAGGACAGCCTTGGGGacaaggacaggctggggacagcGCCGTCACCCACCTCTGTCTCCATCTTCTCGGGACCTTTGGGCTCCTTCTCGTCCCGGGTGTCACCGTCGTCCCTGTCCGGGGGTGGCCCCATCCCGTCCCCGCGCTCGCTGGGCGCTGGcgtggctggggacaggggacattgagccgtggggacacggggacgcgGGGGCCCTGAGCACCCCGGTGATGCTCCTGtgccccccatgtccccatcccctgtcccCCACATCCCtgcatccccatccccatgtccccgtgtccccttgtccctgtccccaagtccccatcccctgtccccatgtccccacgtcTTGATCctcatccctgtccccacatccccatgtcCCTATCCCCAcatccccgtgtccctgtccctaTATCCCTGTCCCCCacatccctgtccctgtgtccccaggtCCCCACATCTCTGTGTCCTTGTCCTTATATCCctgtgtccccacatccccatgtccctgtgtccccacatccccatgtcCTTGTCCCCATGCCCCCACATCCCCACATCCTGATCctcatccctgtccccacacccccgtgtccccatccccatccctgtgtccccgtgtccctgtccctaTATCcgtgtccccacatccccgtgtccctgtccctgtgtccccatgtccttgtgtccccgtgtccccacacTCCTGtatccccatgtccctgtccctaTATCCCTGTGTCCCTCCCTAtgtgtccccacatccccatgtccccttccctgtgtccttgtccccatgtccccacatcCCTGTGTCTCTGTCCCCTTATCCCAGTGTCCCCAtatccctgtgtccccatgtccctgtccctatatccatgtccctgtgtccNNNNNNNNNNCCATGTCCCTGTCCCTATatccatgtccctgtgtccccatgtccctgcgtccctgtgtccccatgtccctgtccctaTATCcgtgtccccacatccccgtgtccccgtccctgtccccatgtccccgtccccatgtccctgtgtctccatgtccccatccctgtgtccccatccctgtgtccctgtgtccccacatccccgtgtccctgtccccatgtccctgtccctgtgtccccgtCCCTATATccatgtccccacgtccccgcgtccctgtccccatccccatgtccccgtccccatgtcccaggccccatgtccctgtgtctccatgtccccatccctgtgtccccgtgtccccacatccccgtgtccctgtccctgtgtccctgtccctatatctgtgtccccatccccgtccccgtccccgtgtccccatccccgtgtccccgtccccgtgtgCCCGTCCCCGCGTCCCCGTCCCTATAtccgtgtccccatccccgtgtccccgtccccgtgtccccatccctaTATCCATGTCCCCGTCCctgtgtccccgtccccgtgtccccatccctaTATccatgtccccgtccccgtgtccccgtccccgtgtccccatccctaTATccatgtccccgtccccctgtccctgtccccctgtccccatccctctccccatgtccccgtccccgtgtccccgtccctATAtccgtgtccccatccccgtgtctccgtccccgtgtccccgtccctATAtccgtgtccccgtccccgtgtccctgtccccgtgtccccatccctatatccgtgtccctgtccccgtccccctgtccccgtccccctgtccccgtccccgtccccatgtccccgtccccgtgtccccgtcctcctgtccccgtccccgtccccatccccaagTCCCTGTCCCCGCATCCCCATCCCTATatccgtgtccctgtccccgtccccgtccccctgtccctgtccccgtccccatgtccccgtccccgtgtccccgtccccccgtccccgtccccgtccccaccgGGTTTGGAGGTGCAGGGGGTGGGCGTGCGGCTCTGCTCGGGGTCGGTGCTGCAGGTCTTGGCGGGGGACGAGGCGCGCGACGAGCGCTTGGAGTCGGCGCTGGGCTCCGGGACCAGCTCGGGGAGGCTCCAGCGCCCGTTGATGTGCTCGAATTCCTGCAcctgggggcggcggggacagtggggacaccggggacacACCGAGGgacgcgggggggggggggggggggggggggggggggggggcgcaggggacagggaggggacgGAGGTGGCGGGGAGGTGACAGAGGTGACAGGGGGACGCGCGTACCTTCTTCTTGACGAGGGACATGACACCGATGCGGGTCAGCACCTGCTGCCGCGAGAGCCCCTCCCGCGGGACCCCGTCGGCGAAGGTCTCGGAGCCGTCGGCGCCCGGCTCGCAGAGGTGGCGCATGAAGAGGGACACGTAGGCCCTGGGGACACGGCAGCCCTTGGGGACaccgccgccgccaccccccGGCGGCCCCTCGTCCCTGGGGTCTCCCCGTCCCCGGGGTCACCGTCGcctgtgtccccatccccgtcccgaGGGGCTCCCgtccctgctgtccctgtccccaaggTGCTGTGTCCCTACAGACCCCGTCCCTGTTGTCCCCATCCCCggggtccctgtccccagggtccCCTCTCCTCATCTGGGGGGACGCCCCCAtcccgtgtccctgtccccatagTCCCCAGggctctgtccccatccctgtccccaaggTCCCTGCCACCAGTGTCCCCCCACGTCCCGTTGTCCTTGTCCCCGTTCCTGGGATCCCCCTcccaatgtccccaatgtccccccACACCCTGTTGTCCTTGTCCCCAGGGTCCTTGTCCCCGCTCCCAGGATCCCCACCCCAACATCCCCAACGTCCCCAACATCCCCAACGCCCCcgatgtccccaatgtccccaatgtccccaacgTCCCCGCGCCATCAGCCGTCCCCTCATCACAGCGCCCGTCCCAGGCCTGTGCCGGCTGTGGCCGGGTCCTGCCACCTCTCTGGCGTCCCCTGGGCCCTGTCCGGCCCCccttggggacacggggacacgggggacaCCCCGTCCCCCGCGGGGGTGGCTGTGCGTCGGCGCGAGGGGGACGCGGCGCTCGCCCGCTCCCCAGGAAAGCCGACGGCGGCGCTCGGCTGAGTAAGGGCTCATCACGCGGCACGGGGACACTCGGGGACACTcggggacacttggggacacttggggacacttggggacagGGGGCATGTGGGAAGACTTGGGGACATGCGGGGACATGgagacatggggacacgggcaTGGGTGGGGACATGCAGGGGGACAGATGGGGACACGGAGGGGACACGGACATGGGGACATGCAGGGACAcgggggacacagggacatggggatNNNNNNNNNNCATGGACATGGGGACATGCA from Oxyura jamaicensis isolate SHBP4307 breed ruddy duck unplaced genomic scaffold, BPBGC_Ojam_1.0 oxyUn_random_OJ72302, whole genome shotgun sequence encodes:
- the LOC118159845 gene encoding chromodomain-helicase-DNA-binding protein 3-like codes for the protein MRHLCEPGADGSETFADGVPREGLSRQQVLTRIGVMSLVKKKVQEFEHINGRWSLPELVPEPSADSKRSSRASSPAKTCSTDPEQSRTPTPCTSKPATPAPSERGDGMGPPPDRDDGDTRDEKEPKGPEKMETEAPVPEAPPSPGDGSEAEGPRKGEEEEGPGGEREPEAEGPLARDERGAEAEKPPGGEKGDEKPPEEEPKERPGDPDPKRGTWGRGLAVGAGPDGGGDPPGGRG